In the Acidovorax sp. A79 genome, one interval contains:
- a CDS encoding LysR family transcriptional regulator, whose translation MKTSIALAQYRLGAAELEVLLAMVRTGTLAAAGERLGVDASTVFRAIQRIERGLGQPLFERSRAGYRASELAQALAEQAERVEAALEAARTATQAQPEQVSGTVRISTTDTILQGLIAPALQVLQPRHPALVYELHAGNELVSLTRRDTDIAVRATRRPPQHLVGRQLGMIRSALYTAASNPLALSDVEAGRAAWVAPDDSMPGHPSVRWRKKQYPRAQPTYRVNSLLTVMELVARGAGVGVLPTFLAQGRGDLRPLTGSLPECDNGLWLLTHPESRHLRRIAAVYGHLADTVQLP comes from the coding sequence ATGAAAACATCCATTGCACTAGCGCAATACCGCCTGGGCGCCGCCGAGCTCGAGGTGCTGCTGGCCATGGTGCGCACCGGCACGCTGGCGGCGGCCGGTGAGCGGCTGGGCGTGGATGCGTCCACCGTGTTCCGCGCCATCCAGCGCATCGAGCGCGGGCTGGGCCAGCCGCTGTTCGAGCGCTCGCGCGCGGGCTACCGCGCCTCGGAGCTGGCCCAGGCCCTGGCCGAGCAGGCCGAGCGCGTGGAAGCCGCGCTGGAGGCCGCCCGCACCGCCACGCAGGCGCAGCCCGAGCAGGTCTCGGGCACGGTGCGCATCTCCACCACCGACACCATCCTGCAGGGCCTCATCGCCCCCGCCCTGCAGGTGCTGCAGCCCCGTCACCCGGCCCTGGTGTACGAGCTGCATGCAGGTAATGAACTGGTGAGCCTCACGCGGCGCGACACCGACATCGCCGTGCGCGCCACCAGGCGCCCGCCGCAACATCTGGTGGGCCGGCAGCTGGGCATGATCCGTTCGGCGCTGTACACCGCAGCCTCGAACCCGCTGGCACTGTCCGACGTGGAGGCGGGCCGCGCGGCCTGGGTCGCGCCCGACGACTCCATGCCCGGCCACCCCTCGGTGCGCTGGCGCAAGAAGCAGTACCCCAGGGCGCAACCCACCTACCGCGTCAACAGCCTGCTCACCGTGATGGAACTGGTGGCCCGGGGCGCGGGCGTGGGCGTGTTGCCCACCTTCCTGGCCCAGGGCCGCGGCGACCTGCGCCCGCTCACCGGCTCGCTGCCCGAGTGCGACAACGGGCTGTGGCTGCTCACGCACCCCGAGTCGCGCCACCTGCGGCGCATCGCGGCGGTGTACGGGCACCTGGCGGACACGGTGCAGCTGCCCTGA
- the gstA gene encoding glutathione transferase GstA, which yields MKLYYAPGACSLAVHIALREVGVPFDLTKVDLAHHTTETGASYLDISPRGYVPLLELDDQSRHTEGAALLQYVADLDPAQALIGKPGSRERLAVLEWLTFVSTELHKGFSPWLWHKETAESTRQAAKAKLAARFAELDAVLSRSDFLAGAYSVADAYGFTIVNWAHLLGMPLTAYPHLQAWMARVAARPQVQAALRAEGLAP from the coding sequence ATGAAGCTCTACTACGCCCCCGGCGCCTGCTCGCTCGCCGTCCACATTGCGCTGCGCGAGGTCGGCGTCCCCTTCGACCTGACCAAGGTGGACCTGGCGCACCACACCACCGAGACGGGTGCCAGCTACCTCGACATCTCCCCGCGCGGCTATGTGCCCTTGCTGGAGCTGGACGACCAGTCGCGCCACACCGAAGGCGCGGCGCTGCTGCAGTACGTGGCCGACCTGGACCCGGCGCAGGCGCTGATCGGCAAGCCCGGCTCGCGCGAGCGCCTGGCCGTGCTGGAGTGGCTCACCTTCGTCAGCACCGAGCTGCACAAGGGCTTCAGCCCCTGGCTGTGGCACAAGGAAACGGCCGAGTCCACGCGGCAGGCGGCCAAGGCCAAGCTGGCCGCGCGTTTTGCGGAGCTGGATGCCGTGCTCTCGCGCAGCGACTTCCTGGCGGGCGCGTACAGCGTGGCCGATGCGTATGGCTTCACCATCGTCAACTGGGCCCACCTGCTGGGCATGCCGCTCACGGCCTACCCGCATCTGCAGGCCTGGATGGCACGCGTGGCGGCCCGCCCGCAGGTGCAGGCCGCGCTGCGCGCCGAGGGGCTGGCACCGTGA
- a CDS encoding glutathione S-transferase family protein, with translation MSAAAAGAPALTLVSHALCPYVQRVAIVLREKGLAFERRTIDLAHKPGWFLALSPLGKTPVLQVRGQSLFESAVICEYLDEVAMPTLHPQDPLQRARHRAWMEFGSTVLNTIGAFYAAPDEAALRARAQELRGRFVQLEEALGAFSGAGPYFAGPDFGMVDVVFGPVFRYFDVIDTLPGVDGLGLWQGLPRVLRWRTALAARASVQQAVSADYAGGLRVFLRARGSALSRRMDAVAA, from the coding sequence GTGAGCGCAGCAGCGGCTGGCGCGCCCGCTCTCACGCTGGTCTCGCACGCGCTGTGCCCGTATGTGCAGCGCGTGGCCATCGTGCTGCGCGAGAAGGGCCTGGCGTTCGAGCGCCGCACCATCGATCTCGCCCACAAGCCCGGCTGGTTCCTGGCCCTCTCGCCGCTGGGCAAGACGCCGGTATTGCAGGTGCGCGGCCAGAGCCTGTTCGAGTCGGCGGTGATCTGCGAGTACCTGGACGAGGTCGCCATGCCCACACTGCACCCGCAAGACCCGCTGCAGCGCGCCCGCCACCGTGCGTGGATGGAGTTTGGCTCCACGGTGCTCAACACCATCGGCGCTTTTTACGCCGCGCCGGATGAAGCCGCGCTGCGGGCCCGCGCGCAGGAGCTGCGCGGCCGCTTCGTGCAGCTCGAAGAAGCGCTGGGTGCGTTCAGCGGCGCGGGGCCGTACTTTGCGGGGCCGGATTTCGGCATGGTGGATGTGGTGTTCGGCCCCGTGTTCCGGTACTTCGACGTCATCGACACGTTGCCGGGCGTGGACGGCCTGGGTCTCTGGCAAGGCTTGCCACGTGTGCTGCGCTGGCGCACGGCGCTGGCCGCGCGCGCCTCGGTGCAGCAGGCCGTCAGTGCGGACTATGCCGGAGGGCTGCGCGTGTTCCTGCGGGCGCGCGGCTCGGCACTGTCGCGCCGCATGGACGCGGTGGCGGCGTAG
- a CDS encoding pseudouridine synthase has translation MTSRLIRFNKPYGVLSQFTAEGKWQGLKDYIDLPGVYVAGRLDADSEGLLLLTNDGPLQARIADPRFKMEKTYWVQVEGIPGEAALAALRSGVVLNDGPTLPARARLLEPAPAVWARNPPIRERKAIPTAWIELVIREGRNRQVRRMTAAVGHPTLRLIRAAIGPYTLDGLAPGTWAD, from the coding sequence ATGACCTCGCGCCTGATCCGCTTCAACAAACCCTATGGCGTGCTGAGCCAGTTCACCGCCGAAGGCAAGTGGCAGGGCCTGAAGGACTACATCGACCTGCCCGGCGTGTATGTGGCGGGGCGGCTGGACGCCGACAGCGAAGGGCTGCTGCTGCTGACCAACGACGGGCCGTTGCAGGCCCGCATTGCCGACCCGCGCTTCAAGATGGAGAAGACCTACTGGGTGCAGGTGGAAGGCATCCCAGGCGAAGCCGCGCTGGCCGCGCTGCGCAGCGGCGTGGTGCTGAACGACGGCCCCACCCTGCCCGCCCGCGCGCGCCTGCTGGAGCCCGCGCCTGCCGTGTGGGCGCGCAACCCGCCCATCCGCGAGCGCAAGGCCATCCCCACCGCGTGGATCGAACTCGTCATCCGCGAGGGCCGCAACCGCCAGGTGCGGCGCATGACGGCCGCCGTGGGCCACCCCACGCTGCGGCTCATCCGCGCGGCCATCGGGCCCTACACGCTCGACGGGCTGGCGCCGGGCACCTGGGCCGATTGA
- a CDS encoding peptidoglycan DD-metalloendopeptidase family protein → MSESARPALVHPALPINRRSALVGAAGLLAQPAMLGLLHAKPLPPAPTVWPQALQVPGGVARLSLGPAATRPVAQVRQGDVDVPLRVVGDAIEWTALVGIPLAAAPGDAFITVLAEGGGSPRLVHYTVAHKQYKEQHLQVSPRTVDLSPEDQARYEREREHQAQVMATFTEQPAGQTPASLRMRVPVPGRRSSSFGLRRVFNGQPRNPHSGMDIAAPTGTPIVAPLPGRVIDVGDYFFSGGTVWLDHGRGLLTVYAHLSSKDVRVGDVVNAGDAFCKVGATGRVTGPHLHWGVMLNRTMVDPALFVPV, encoded by the coding sequence GTGTCTGAATCTGCCCGCCCTGCCCTCGTCCACCCCGCCCTCCCCATCAACCGTCGCAGCGCCCTGGTGGGCGCGGCGGGTCTTCTGGCGCAGCCCGCCATGCTGGGGCTGCTGCACGCCAAGCCCTTGCCACCCGCGCCCACCGTATGGCCCCAGGCGCTGCAGGTGCCGGGGGGCGTGGCGCGGCTGTCGCTCGGGCCCGCGGCCACGCGGCCGGTGGCGCAGGTGCGCCAGGGCGATGTGGATGTGCCGCTGCGGGTGGTGGGCGATGCCATCGAATGGACCGCCCTCGTGGGCATCCCGCTGGCCGCCGCGCCCGGCGATGCGTTCATCACCGTGCTGGCCGAAGGCGGCGGCAGCCCGCGGCTGGTGCACTACACCGTGGCGCACAAGCAGTACAAGGAGCAGCACCTGCAGGTGTCGCCGCGCACGGTGGACCTCTCGCCCGAGGACCAGGCGCGCTACGAGCGCGAGCGCGAGCACCAAGCCCAGGTGATGGCCACCTTCACCGAGCAACCCGCGGGCCAGACGCCGGCATCGCTGCGCATGCGCGTGCCGGTGCCGGGGCGGCGCTCCAGCTCGTTCGGGCTGCGGCGCGTGTTCAACGGCCAGCCGCGCAACCCGCACAGCGGCATGGACATCGCCGCGCCCACGGGCACGCCCATCGTGGCGCCGCTGCCGGGCCGGGTGATCGACGTGGGCGACTACTTCTTCAGCGGCGGCACGGTGTGGCTCGACCACGGCCGGGGCCTGCTCACCGTGTACGCCCACCTCAGCAGCAAGGATGTGCGCGTGGGCGACGTGGTGAACGCGGGCGACGCGTTCTGCAAGGTGGGCGCCACCGGCCGCGTGACCGGCCCGCACCTGCACTGGGGCGTGATGCTCAACCGCACCATGGTGGACCCGGCGCTGTTCGTCCCCGTATAG
- a CDS encoding phosphatidylserine/phosphatidylglycerophosphate/cardiolipin synthase family protein: protein MPKAAHRRRPSTLLTVFLTALATGALVLLALNFTAGEKKVQQQLPRLYSTAHPQFERALGSLLGPGIVGGNAVTELLNGDQIFPPMLAAIQAAQKSVTFETYIYWSGDIGKQFADALSERARAGVPVHVLLDWVGSAKMEESYLAEMKEAGVQIEKFHKPHWYNLARLNNRTHRKLLVADGQVAFTGGVGIAPEWTGHAQDPEHWRDSHYLVRGPAVAQMQATFLDNWLKVTGKVLHGEAYFPAIAPAGTQKAQMFSSSPSSGSESMQLMYHLAITAAERSIDLSVAYFVPDELTHKLLMDALARGVRVRLVTPGEHTDTETVKAASRATWGELLQAGAEIYEYTPTMYHCKVMIVDQLLVSVGSTNFDNRSFRLNDEANLNVYDTAFARRQTAVFEDDIRRSRRVTYEAWRDRPLREKAHEKLTGWLRSQL, encoded by the coding sequence ATGCCGAAAGCCGCCCACCGCCGCCGCCCTTCCACCCTGCTCACGGTTTTTCTCACGGCCCTGGCCACGGGCGCGCTGGTGTTGCTGGCGCTCAACTTCACGGCCGGCGAGAAGAAGGTGCAGCAACAACTGCCGCGCCTGTACAGCACCGCCCACCCGCAGTTCGAACGCGCGCTGGGCAGCCTGCTGGGCCCGGGCATCGTGGGCGGCAATGCGGTGACCGAGCTGCTCAACGGCGACCAGATCTTCCCGCCCATGCTGGCGGCCATCCAGGCGGCGCAAAAAAGCGTCACGTTCGAGACGTACATCTACTGGTCGGGCGACATCGGCAAGCAGTTTGCCGACGCCCTGAGCGAGCGCGCCCGCGCCGGCGTGCCGGTGCATGTGCTGCTCGACTGGGTGGGCAGCGCCAAGATGGAAGAGAGCTACCTGGCCGAGATGAAGGAGGCGGGCGTGCAGATCGAGAAGTTCCACAAGCCCCACTGGTACAACCTGGCGCGCCTGAACAACCGCACCCACCGCAAGCTGCTGGTGGCGGACGGGCAGGTGGCGTTCACCGGCGGCGTGGGCATCGCGCCCGAGTGGACGGGCCACGCGCAAGACCCGGAGCACTGGCGCGACTCGCACTACCTGGTGCGCGGCCCCGCCGTGGCGCAGATGCAGGCCACATTTCTGGACAACTGGCTCAAGGTCACCGGCAAGGTGCTGCATGGCGAGGCGTACTTCCCGGCCATCGCGCCGGCGGGCACGCAAAAGGCGCAGATGTTCTCCAGCTCGCCTTCGAGCGGCAGCGAGAGCATGCAGCTCATGTACCACCTGGCCATCACGGCGGCCGAGCGCAGCATCGACCTGTCGGTGGCGTACTTCGTGCCCGATGAACTGACCCACAAGTTGCTGATGGACGCCCTGGCGCGCGGCGTGCGCGTGCGCCTGGTCACCCCCGGCGAACACACCGACACCGAGACGGTGAAAGCCGCATCCCGCGCCACCTGGGGCGAGCTGCTGCAGGCCGGGGCCGAGATCTATGAGTACACGCCCACCATGTACCACTGCAAGGTCATGATCGTGGACCAGCTGCTGGTGTCGGTGGGCTCCACCAATTTCGACAACCGCTCGTTCCGCCTGAACGACGAGGCCAACCTCAACGTGTACGACACGGCATTCGCCAGGCGCCAGACAGCGGTGTTTGAAGACGACATCCGGCGGTCACGCCGCGTGACGTACGAGGCCTGGCGGGACCGCCCGCTGCGGGAGAAGGCGCACGAGAAACTGACGGGCTGGCTGCGCTCGCAGCTGTAA
- a CDS encoding transporter substrate-binding domain-containing protein translates to MIPKKILALAAAAVVASLAFSQAAQAGPRLDKIMEAKVIRVGTPGDYRPFAIKTDAGYSGHDIDVIETMAKELGVKIEYVPTTWPNLVKDLQGDRFDVALGGITRNVNRMRIFDILPGYAPFGKVALVRAADKAKYTSVDAMNQPTVRVIKNPGGTNETYVLANLKTAQVSTHDKNAEIPALIAEGKGDVMITETYEALHYAKADPRLHAAFVDAPLTPKNYLGFMLPTDDADYVRVMGFVWGLVDSRGAIKQAADKWLK, encoded by the coding sequence ATGATCCCCAAGAAAATCCTCGCCCTTGCCGCAGCCGCCGTGGTGGCCAGCCTTGCCTTCAGCCAGGCTGCGCAGGCCGGCCCCCGGCTCGACAAGATCATGGAGGCCAAGGTCATCCGCGTGGGCACGCCCGGCGACTACCGCCCGTTTGCCATCAAGACCGACGCGGGCTACTCGGGCCATGACATCGACGTGATCGAGACCATGGCCAAGGAGCTGGGTGTGAAGATCGAATACGTGCCCACCACCTGGCCCAACCTGGTGAAGGACCTGCAGGGCGACAGGTTCGATGTGGCGCTGGGCGGCATCACGCGCAACGTCAACCGCATGCGCATCTTTGACATACTGCCCGGCTACGCACCCTTCGGCAAGGTGGCCCTGGTGCGCGCGGCCGACAAGGCCAAATACACCAGCGTGGACGCGATGAACCAGCCCACCGTGCGTGTCATCAAGAACCCCGGGGGCACCAACGAAACCTATGTGCTGGCCAACCTGAAAACAGCCCAGGTCAGCACGCACGACAAGAACGCCGAGATCCCCGCGTTGATCGCCGAGGGCAAGGGCGACGTGATGATCACCGAGACGTACGAGGCCCTGCACTATGCCAAGGCCGACCCGCGCCTGCACGCCGCGTTCGTGGATGCACCGCTCACGCCCAAGAACTACCTGGGCTTCATGCTGCCCACCGACGATGCCGACTATGTGCGCGTGATGGGCTTCGTGTGGGGCCTGGTGGACAGCCGGGGCGCCATCAAGCAAGCCGCCGACAAGTGGCTGAAGTGA
- a CDS encoding SRPBCC family protein, which produces MTTNTTPTGTVTLHRVLRAPAERIYRAFLDPDAMCKWLPPHGFTGRVLSLDARVGGTYRMQFTNFSNGQTHAFGGEYVELVPGERIVHTDRFDDPNLPGEMRTTIQLKKVIVGTEVSIVQAGIPAVIPAEACYLGWQESLQLLALLVEPEIPAE; this is translated from the coding sequence ATGACCACCAACACCACCCCCACAGGCACCGTCACCCTGCACCGCGTGCTGCGCGCACCGGCCGAGCGCATCTACCGCGCGTTCCTGGACCCCGACGCCATGTGCAAGTGGCTGCCGCCCCATGGGTTCACCGGCCGGGTGCTGAGCCTGGATGCCCGCGTGGGCGGCACCTACCGCATGCAGTTCACCAACTTCAGCAACGGCCAGACGCATGCGTTTGGTGGCGAGTATGTGGAGCTGGTGCCGGGCGAGCGCATCGTGCACACCGACCGGTTCGACGACCCCAACCTGCCGGGCGAGATGCGCACCACCATCCAGCTGAAAAAAGTGATCGTGGGCACCGAGGTGTCCATCGTGCAGGCGGGCATTCCGGCCGTGATCCCCGCCGAGGCGTGCTACCTGGGCTGGCAGGAGTCGCTGCAGCTGCTGGCGCTGCTGGTGGAGCCGGAGATTCCGGCGGAGTAA
- a CDS encoding DUF2322 family protein, with protein sequence MNFANRLQQLPSTSHLAALHLLGAGGQVLATIENKPGQTGSLAVYAALAALYGGRITPAAATLGLEWYAEHVADAQAFPGKHPNIDRLLAWAQGSESFGARTVSA encoded by the coding sequence ATGAATTTCGCAAACCGCCTTCAGCAGCTTCCTTCCACAAGCCACCTCGCCGCCCTGCACCTGCTGGGCGCGGGCGGCCAGGTGCTGGCCACCATCGAGAACAAGCCCGGCCAGACGGGTTCGCTGGCCGTGTATGCCGCGCTGGCGGCGCTGTATGGCGGCCGCATCACGCCCGCGGCCGCCACCCTGGGGCTGGAGTGGTACGCCGAGCATGTGGCCGACGCGCAGGCCTTCCCGGGCAAGCACCCCAACATCGACCGGCTGCTGGCCTGGGCCCAGGGCAGCGAGAGTTTTGGGGCCCGCACGGTTTCCGCCTGA
- a CDS encoding helix-turn-helix transcriptional regulator — MKSPEDLTFAALSDPTRRSIFQQLSREGQQTVNVLTGHSHISQPAVSKHLAVLKRAGLVEDRRAGRETYYQVRREGLAPLVDWMSVYAGFWNQRLDDLENLLGRMDQ; from the coding sequence GTGAAATCCCCTGAAGACCTGACCTTCGCGGCGTTGTCGGACCCCACGCGCCGTTCCATCTTCCAGCAGCTGTCCCGGGAGGGGCAGCAGACCGTGAATGTGCTGACGGGGCATTCCCACATTTCGCAACCTGCGGTGTCCAAGCACCTGGCCGTGCTCAAGCGCGCGGGGCTGGTGGAAGACCGCCGTGCCGGGCGCGAAACCTACTACCAGGTGCGGCGCGAAGGGTTGGCGCCCCTGGTGGACTGGATGAGCGTCTATGCCGGCTTCTGGAACCAGCGCCTGGATGACCTGGAGAACCTGCTCGGACGCATGGACCAATGA
- a CDS encoding SRPBCC domain-containing protein, producing MADATRSHGPAPTAQGTRSLVFERQLPHPREKVWRAITQSWLMQEWLMPNDFVAEVGHRFTVRAQPLPGWSGVTHCEVTLVEEPSQLAYRWGNGTESANGLITHITWTLQEHGGGTLLRMEQAGFRPNDGISFERMGGLWPRILERLEQVVHSREGP from the coding sequence ATGGCTGACGCAACCCGATCCCATGGCCCCGCCCCCACGGCGCAAGGCACCCGGTCCCTGGTGTTCGAGCGGCAGCTACCCCACCCGCGCGAGAAGGTCTGGCGCGCGATCACCCAGTCCTGGCTGATGCAGGAGTGGCTCATGCCAAACGACTTCGTGGCCGAGGTGGGGCACCGCTTCACGGTGCGCGCGCAGCCGCTGCCGGGCTGGTCGGGCGTGACGCACTGCGAGGTGACCCTGGTGGAGGAGCCCAGCCAGCTCGCCTACCGCTGGGGCAACGGCACCGAGTCGGCCAATGGGCTCATCACCCACATCACCTGGACCTTGCAGGAGCACGGCGGCGGCACGCTGCTGCGCATGGAGCAGGCGGGTTTCCGGCCCAACGATGGCATCAGCTTCGAGCGCATGGGCGGCTTGTGGCCGCGCATTCTGGAGCGCCTGGAGCAGGTGGTGCACAGCCGCGAAGGCCCCTAA
- a CDS encoding flavodoxin family protein produces the protein MTLTTPTLQPTRAPGVRIAIVFHSGYGHTARQAQAVKEGVAQVEGTEPLLMTVEEAPSRWNDLASADAIIFGAPTYVASASSQFKAFQEATSNVVMAKGLGWKDKIAAGFTNSGSRSGDKLSTLMQMALFAAQHGMHWVNLALPPGNCSSTGSEEDLNRLGFWLGAAAQSNTDQGADVVPPEADLATARYLGERVAHTTLQFVRGRVH, from the coding sequence ATGACCCTGACGACGCCCACTCTCCAACCCACCCGCGCCCCTGGTGTGCGCATTGCCATCGTCTTTCACAGCGGCTATGGCCACACGGCCCGGCAGGCGCAGGCCGTGAAAGAAGGCGTGGCGCAGGTGGAGGGCACCGAGCCCCTCCTGATGACGGTGGAAGAAGCGCCCTCACGGTGGAATGACCTCGCGTCCGCCGACGCCATCATCTTCGGCGCGCCCACCTATGTCGCCAGCGCCTCGTCGCAGTTCAAGGCCTTCCAGGAAGCCACGTCCAACGTGGTCATGGCCAAAGGCCTCGGCTGGAAGGACAAGATCGCCGCGGGCTTCACCAACTCGGGCTCGCGCTCGGGGGACAAGCTTTCCACCCTGATGCAGATGGCCCTGTTCGCCGCGCAGCACGGCATGCACTGGGTGAACCTGGCGCTGCCCCCGGGCAACTGCTCGTCCACCGGGTCGGAGGAAGACCTGAACCGCCTGGGCTTCTGGCTGGGCGCCGCGGCGCAGTCCAACACCGACCAGGGTGCCGACGTGGTGCCGCCGGAGGCAGACCTGGCCACGGCCCGGTACCTGGGGGAACGCGTGGCCCACACCACGCTGCAGTTTGTGCGGGGGCGTGTGCACTGA
- a CDS encoding RNA-binding protein, with amino-acid sequence MSTKIYVGNLPYSVTDSSLESNFAEFGRVSSAKVMMDRETGRSKGFGFVEMASAEVAQAAITALHGMSVDGRAIVVNLARPREEGGGSGGYSAGGYSASKRSDIGYGTGGYGGGRY; translated from the coding sequence ATGAGCACCAAGATCTACGTGGGCAACCTGCCCTATTCCGTGACCGATTCCAGCCTGGAAAGCAACTTTGCCGAGTTTGGCCGGGTTTCCTCCGCCAAGGTCATGATGGACCGCGAAACCGGCCGCTCCAAGGGCTTCGGCTTTGTGGAAATGGCGTCCGCCGAAGTCGCCCAGGCCGCCATCACCGCGCTGCACGGCATGTCCGTCGATGGGCGCGCGATTGTCGTGAACCTCGCCCGCCCCCGCGAAGAGGGTGGCGGCTCGGGTGGCTACAGCGCGGGCGGCTACAGTGCCAGCAAACGCTCGGACATCGGCTACGGCACGGGTGGCTACGGCGGCGGGCGCTACTGA
- a CDS encoding serine hydrolase domain-containing protein — MVPWWSFTKTVLAAASLSLVRDGIVRLDDVVLEGPFTLRQLLRHEAGLADYGELVEYHAAVARGDAPWQADEMLQRLDATRLRYAPGMGWQYSNVGYLYVARLIERATGLALEEALMQQALAPLGLLRVRSAKTPADLEGVCMGAISTYDPRWVYHGLLVGSLSDAALFLDRLMAGHLLPDLLVQEMQAARALGGPLPGRPWKSPAYGLGLMQGVLHTGPTLCGHTGAGPGSVVAVYRRANGSNTATCAVFHAGSDEGLAEEEVVKRLSASLKSGD; from the coding sequence ATGGTTCCTTGGTGGAGCTTTACGAAGACAGTTCTAGCGGCAGCGTCTCTGTCACTGGTGCGTGATGGGATTGTTCGACTCGATGACGTAGTCCTTGAAGGTCCGTTCACGTTGCGTCAGCTGCTGAGACATGAAGCCGGGCTGGCTGACTACGGTGAACTTGTCGAGTACCACGCTGCCGTTGCTCGCGGCGATGCGCCCTGGCAGGCGGATGAAATGTTGCAACGCCTCGATGCCACGAGGTTGCGTTATGCCCCTGGAATGGGGTGGCAGTATTCGAACGTCGGCTACTTGTACGTAGCGAGACTTATCGAGCGTGCGACAGGTCTCGCACTTGAGGAAGCGCTTATGCAACAAGCGTTGGCGCCCTTGGGCCTGCTGAGAGTTCGTAGCGCAAAGACGCCAGCTGACTTGGAAGGCGTGTGCATGGGGGCCATTTCGACTTATGACCCGAGATGGGTTTATCACGGCTTGCTTGTTGGCTCTCTCTCCGACGCTGCCCTCTTTCTAGACCGCCTGATGGCTGGACACCTTCTGCCTGATTTGCTGGTGCAGGAGATGCAAGCTGCACGCGCCCTTGGCGGACCTCTTCCTGGGCGCCCATGGAAGTCGCCGGCATACGGCCTCGGGCTGATGCAAGGCGTGTTGCATACGGGGCCGACATTGTGTGGGCACACCGGTGCTGGGCCGGGCAGCGTGGTGGCCGTCTATCGCAGAGCCAACGGTTCTAACACGGCGACTTGTGCTGTCTTTCACGCAGGTTCCGACGAAGGCCTTGCAGAGGAGGAGGTCGTCAAGCGGTTGTCGGCGTCCCTGAAGTCTGGTGATTGA